Proteins from a single region of Paraburkholderia sp. ZP32-5:
- a CDS encoding isochorismatase family protein: MGDIRNTNTAVVFIDPQNDVLSDKGVNWGAVGASVTENHTVENMTKIFVAAKQLGYNVFISPHFFYPTDYGWQYYDPLETEEVRNKSFARQGPLNLTGLKGSGADWLDQFKPYIEDGKTIVVSPHKVWGPETNDLVLQLRKRGVQKVILGGMLANMCVESHLRELLEQGFQVAVIKDATAGPRHPVWGDGYKAALVNYNFLAHAVWTTDDVVGKMRARG; the protein is encoded by the coding sequence ATGGGCGACATCCGCAACACGAATACCGCCGTGGTCTTCATCGATCCACAGAACGATGTTCTCAGCGACAAAGGCGTCAACTGGGGCGCGGTCGGCGCCAGCGTCACCGAAAATCACACCGTCGAGAACATGACGAAGATATTCGTGGCGGCCAAGCAGTTGGGATACAACGTTTTCATCTCGCCACACTTCTTCTATCCGACCGACTACGGCTGGCAATACTACGATCCGCTGGAAACGGAAGAAGTCAGGAATAAGTCTTTTGCGCGCCAGGGGCCGCTCAATCTGACTGGACTGAAGGGGTCCGGTGCCGACTGGCTCGATCAGTTCAAACCGTACATCGAGGACGGCAAGACCATCGTGGTCAGCCCTCACAAGGTGTGGGGACCGGAAACCAACGATCTCGTGCTGCAACTGCGCAAGCGTGGGGTTCAGAAAGTGATCCTCGGCGGCATGCTCGCGAACATGTGCGTCGAATCACATTTGCGGGAGCTGCTGGAACAGGGATTTCAGGTTGCGGTCATCAAGGATGCAACGGCAGGCCCGCGTCATCCCGTCTGGGGTGATGGCTATAAAGCCGCACTCGTCAATTACAACTTTCTCGCCCACGCGGTGTGGACCACGGATGACGTCGTCGGGAAGATGCGCGCGCGGGGGTAA
- a CDS encoding ArsR/SmtB family transcription factor has product MIDTNLIHKALANPLRRDILAWLRTPAEAFPTCDIHLGQGVPAHAIHARSALSQSTVSVHISVLVAAGLLVSMQVGQWTFLSRNEEVIRAFVEQIRQHL; this is encoded by the coding sequence ATGATAGACACGAACCTGATTCACAAGGCTCTCGCCAATCCTCTGCGACGAGACATCCTCGCATGGTTGAGGACGCCAGCCGAGGCCTTTCCGACATGCGATATCCACCTGGGGCAAGGTGTGCCCGCGCATGCGATCCACGCACGCAGCGCTCTTTCCCAGTCGACGGTCTCAGTGCATATCAGCGTACTCGTCGCGGCGGGGCTGCTGGTTTCGATGCAAGTGGGCCAATGGACTTTCCTTTCGCGCAATGAAGAGGTGATACGTGCGTTCGTGGAACAGATTCGTCAGCACCTGTAG
- a CDS encoding MFS transporter — MNRKLNVPSAEPAPPRAQAASAAQPAPPADDDATAHWQRNLCVCVFGSFTTIVAMTLLLPFLPLYVEQLGVKEHAAIVQWSGAAFGATFFSAALVAPLWGKLADLYGRKLMLIRSSLGMAIAMSLIGMAHSVWQLVALRLLAGLLGGYASGSMILIATQTPKERSGWALGILSSGIMAGNLVGPLAGGFLPPLIGIRATFWASGAAIFVAFLATLTLIREKPVRKRTDGARKQGAWASVDDKAPAIAMLATGLLLMVANMSIEPIITVYVAQLTKPQSVTMIAGFVMSGAALGSVISSSRLGKLADLVGHWNVIVACLAVSAVLLVPQAFVTASWQLIALRFLMGMALGGLLPCIASVIRHNVPVSVAGAILGYSVSSQYAGQVAGPLLGGFVGGHIGMRAVFLGTSMLMALGALANWRVKTGIARRGAEPRH; from the coding sequence ATGAACCGCAAGCTCAACGTCCCGTCCGCCGAACCCGCGCCGCCGCGGGCGCAGGCCGCATCGGCCGCCCAGCCCGCGCCGCCTGCCGACGACGATGCCACCGCGCACTGGCAGCGCAATCTCTGCGTGTGCGTGTTCGGCTCGTTCACGACCATCGTCGCGATGACGCTGCTGCTGCCGTTCCTGCCGCTCTACGTCGAACAGCTCGGCGTGAAGGAGCATGCGGCGATCGTGCAGTGGTCCGGCGCCGCGTTCGGCGCGACCTTCTTCAGCGCGGCGCTCGTCGCGCCGCTGTGGGGCAAGCTCGCGGATCTGTACGGCCGCAAGCTGATGCTGATCCGTTCGAGCCTCGGCATGGCGATCGCGATGTCGCTGATCGGCATGGCGCATTCGGTATGGCAACTGGTCGCGCTGCGGCTGCTCGCGGGGCTGCTCGGCGGCTATGCGTCGGGCTCGATGATCCTGATTGCGACGCAAACGCCGAAGGAGCGTTCAGGCTGGGCGCTGGGCATCCTGTCGTCGGGGATCATGGCGGGCAATCTGGTCGGGCCGCTGGCGGGCGGTTTCCTGCCGCCGCTGATCGGCATCCGCGCGACCTTCTGGGCCTCCGGCGCGGCAATCTTCGTCGCTTTTCTCGCGACGCTCACGCTGATCCGCGAAAAGCCGGTGCGCAAGCGCACGGACGGCGCGCGCAAACAGGGCGCGTGGGCATCGGTGGACGACAAGGCGCCGGCCATCGCAATGCTGGCCACCGGCCTGCTGCTGATGGTCGCGAACATGTCGATCGAACCGATCATCACCGTCTACGTCGCCCAGCTGACGAAACCTCAAAGCGTGACGATGATCGCCGGCTTCGTGATGTCGGGCGCGGCGCTCGGCAGCGTGATCTCGTCGTCGCGGCTCGGCAAGCTCGCCGATCTCGTCGGACACTGGAACGTGATCGTCGCGTGTCTCGCCGTGTCGGCGGTACTGCTCGTGCCGCAGGCATTCGTCACCGCGAGCTGGCAGTTGATCGCGCTGCGTTTCCTGATGGGGATGGCGCTCGGCGGCCTGTTGCCCTGTATCGCGAGCGTGATCCGTCATAACGTGCCGGTGAGCGTGGCCGGCGCGATTCTGGGCTACTCCGTGTCGTCGCAGTACGCGGGCCAGGTGGCCGGCCCGCTGCTCGGCGGCTTCGTCGGTGGACATATCGGCATGCGCGCGGTGTTTCTCGGCACCAGCATGCTGATGGCGCTCGGCGCGCTGGCGAACTGGCGGGTGAAAACCGGCATTGCGCGAAGAGGGGCGGAGCCGCGTCACTGA
- a CDS encoding aromatic ring-hydroxylating dioxygenase subunit alpha: protein MKEQSLPFPSVRSEWPTDQLTRVPFWVYGDAGVYAQEQRRIYEGPVWNFLCLEADLRKPGDYVSTFAGDMPVVVARGQDGEIYAFENRCTHRGALICLENSGNTTSFSCVYHGWAYDLEGNLKGVSFQNGVNGKGGMPESFCMEDHGPRKLRVSTLCGIVFGSLSDDVPSIEEYIGDEVLARIRRVLRKPLRILGRYNQALPNNWKLYFENVKDSYHASLLHLFLTTFEINRLTQKGGLIVSPDGGNHVSFSMIDKSIAGGDEYRDQGLRADSETYRLEDPSFLEGVDEFGDGITLQILSVFPGFVLGQVNNSIVVRQILPKGLEATQLNWTYLGFEDDTPEMTRMRIRQSNLIGPAGLVSLEDGAVGGFVQRGVVSATNEYGVLEMGGGETATTDTRATEAAVRGFWKAYRQHMGI from the coding sequence ATGAAAGAGCAAAGCTTGCCGTTCCCGTCGGTACGCTCGGAATGGCCGACGGATCAGCTGACGCGCGTGCCCTTCTGGGTCTATGGCGATGCCGGCGTATATGCTCAGGAGCAACGTCGAATTTACGAAGGTCCGGTATGGAATTTCCTTTGCCTCGAAGCCGACCTGCGCAAGCCGGGTGACTACGTTTCGACGTTCGCCGGTGACATGCCGGTGGTCGTGGCGCGCGGCCAGGACGGCGAAATCTACGCGTTCGAGAATCGCTGCACGCATCGCGGCGCACTGATCTGTCTCGAGAACTCAGGCAATACCACTAGCTTTTCCTGCGTGTATCACGGCTGGGCTTACGACCTGGAAGGCAACCTGAAGGGCGTGTCGTTTCAGAACGGCGTCAATGGCAAAGGTGGGATGCCGGAGTCGTTCTGCATGGAGGATCACGGTCCGCGCAAGCTGCGCGTGTCGACGCTGTGCGGCATCGTATTCGGCAGCCTGTCCGACGATGTTCCGTCGATCGAGGAATACATCGGCGACGAGGTGCTCGCGCGCATCCGGCGCGTGCTGCGCAAGCCGCTGCGGATTCTCGGCCGCTACAACCAGGCGCTGCCGAACAACTGGAAGCTCTATTTCGAGAACGTGAAGGACTCGTACCACGCGAGTCTGCTGCATTTGTTTCTGACGACGTTCGAGATCAACCGTCTGACGCAGAAGGGCGGTCTGATCGTGTCGCCCGATGGCGGCAATCACGTGAGCTTTTCGATGATCGACAAGTCGATCGCGGGCGGAGACGAATATCGCGACCAGGGGCTGCGCGCCGACAGCGAAACCTACCGGCTCGAAGATCCGAGCTTTCTCGAAGGCGTGGACGAGTTCGGTGACGGCATCACGCTGCAGATCCTTTCGGTCTTTCCGGGCTTCGTGCTCGGCCAGGTCAACAACAGCATCGTCGTGCGCCAGATCTTGCCGAAGGGTCTTGAAGCCACCCAGTTGAACTGGACCTATCTGGGATTCGAAGACGACACACCCGAAATGACGAGGATGCGCATCCGCCAGTCGAATCTGATCGGCCCGGCGGGTCTCGTGTCGCTCGAAGACGGCGCGGTGGGCGGATTCGTGCAGCGCGGCGTCGTCAGCGCGACGAATGAATACGGCGTACTGGAAATGGGTGGCGGCGAGACGGCCACGACCGATACGCGCGCCACGGAAGCCGCGGTGCGCGGCTTCTGGAAGGCCTATCGTCAACACATGGGAATTTGA
- a CDS encoding MFS transporter: MSSRSDSVRADVSSSVRVSGTYKWMAVLLGWIALDFTMIARLAWGSVAVVASSSLGLPVLSLGVFVTAFFCGYVIANWLGGFLTDRIGSRLMLSGTMIALGCATFGFSMTPGIAVGMVLQAVMGLAAGGDVAAAVKLITAWFDVKERGKAIGFLLTALPASVVITNAFVPALMHNFGWQAVYQIIGVAAVLFGVVCLWAVRDGPNRELSRVISTVRAGSLIRHPQYVLLLVAGFGGYWGMWGFTFLVNALIVKRYGLSPAVAGSIVVWFGVTSLISKPVVGFISDFLGGIRRSIMLIIMVIFAALMITFGFLQTEHELMIGAAAVGFVSLAWSPLMTATIAEAGGKTGAGLSTGIANGLWQFAGAWSPAAAGLIFQWTHAFHAPFYLLAAGPVVSAFALLWVKDGFSVDQSARL, translated from the coding sequence ATGAGTAGTCGATCGGATTCCGTACGCGCAGACGTATCGAGTTCCGTGCGGGTGTCGGGAACCTATAAATGGATGGCCGTTCTGCTTGGCTGGATCGCGTTGGACTTTACGATGATTGCGCGGCTCGCGTGGGGTTCGGTCGCGGTCGTTGCGTCGTCATCGCTTGGATTACCGGTGCTGTCGCTGGGCGTCTTCGTGACCGCGTTCTTTTGCGGCTATGTGATCGCCAACTGGCTCGGCGGTTTTCTGACCGATCGCATCGGCAGTCGATTGATGCTGTCGGGAACGATGATCGCGCTCGGATGCGCGACCTTCGGCTTCAGCATGACACCGGGCATCGCCGTGGGGATGGTGTTGCAGGCGGTCATGGGGCTCGCGGCGGGCGGCGATGTGGCGGCTGCCGTCAAGCTGATCACCGCGTGGTTCGACGTCAAGGAGCGCGGCAAGGCCATCGGCTTTCTGCTGACGGCGCTGCCGGCGAGCGTGGTGATTACCAATGCGTTCGTGCCGGCGCTGATGCATAACTTTGGCTGGCAGGCGGTCTATCAGATCATCGGCGTCGCGGCCGTGCTGTTCGGCGTCGTCTGTTTGTGGGCCGTACGCGATGGCCCGAATCGCGAACTGTCGCGGGTCATTTCGACGGTGCGCGCGGGTTCGCTGATTCGCCACCCGCAGTACGTGCTGCTGCTCGTCGCCGGCTTCGGCGGCTACTGGGGCATGTGGGGCTTCACGTTTCTGGTCAATGCGTTGATCGTCAAACGCTATGGTCTTTCTCCCGCTGTCGCGGGGTCCATCGTCGTGTGGTTCGGCGTGACGTCGCTGATTTCCAAACCCGTGGTCGGTTTCATTTCGGACTTTCTGGGCGGGATTCGAAGATCGATCATGCTGATCATCATGGTTATTTTCGCGGCGTTGATGATCACGTTCGGCTTTCTGCAGACCGAGCATGAACTGATGATCGGCGCTGCGGCAGTCGGTTTCGTGTCGCTCGCATGGTCGCCGTTGATGACCGCGACGATCGCGGAAGCGGGCGGCAAGACAGGCGCGGGTCTGTCGACCGGCATCGCCAACGGGCTCTGGCAATTCGCGGGCGCATGGTCGCCGGCCGCCGCCGGGCTGATCTTCCAGTGGACCCATGCGTTTCACGCTCCGTTCTATCTGCTCGCAGCCGGGCCCGTGGTTTCGGCGTTCGCACTGCTGTGGGTGAAGGACGGATTCTCCGTCGATCAATCGGCGCGTCTCTGA
- a CDS encoding porin, translating to MKLKNVGMFMCCAAAGYAHAQSSVTLYGFVDEGLIYTNNQHGGSVVQTVTGQNNTSRLGFRGSEDLGGGLKAIFTLENGFDTSSGKLLQGGRLFGRQAFVGIDSYYGTVTMGRQYEPVYEFVGTKSAVAQWSWFGTHPGDFDNMNSTARVNNSIKYASPSIHGLKLEGVLGLGGTPGNFGSNRVYSIGGDYNHGPFALAVAFMNLNNPSVSGYDGTISPGSAGYTSPVTNPVYSGYASASVVHILATGATYALGNAHLGLVYTNTHFIDVLPTATTPFRGGSIAFNSYEANVRYDLSPSLMLAASYDYTDADSAHYDQVNAGADYVISKRTDVNFVTVWQHASGIDSTGKPAVAAISSISPSTRPDQVAVRLSLRHRF from the coding sequence ATGAAACTGAAGAACGTAGGCATGTTCATGTGTTGCGCGGCAGCAGGCTACGCACACGCACAGAGTTCGGTCACGCTGTATGGCTTCGTCGATGAAGGTTTGATCTATACCAACAATCAGCACGGCGGCTCGGTCGTTCAAACGGTGACGGGACAGAACAACACGAGCCGGCTCGGATTTCGCGGCTCGGAAGATCTCGGCGGCGGCCTCAAGGCTATCTTCACGCTGGAGAACGGATTCGACACCAGCTCGGGCAAGCTGCTGCAAGGCGGCCGGCTGTTCGGGCGTCAGGCATTCGTCGGCATCGACAGCTACTACGGCACCGTGACGATGGGGCGTCAGTACGAACCCGTGTATGAATTCGTCGGAACGAAATCCGCGGTGGCGCAATGGAGCTGGTTCGGCACGCATCCCGGCGACTTCGACAACATGAACTCGACCGCGCGGGTCAACAACTCGATCAAGTATGCGAGTCCGTCTATCCATGGGCTCAAGCTGGAAGGCGTGCTTGGCCTCGGCGGGACACCGGGGAATTTCGGCTCGAACCGCGTCTATAGCATCGGCGGCGACTACAACCACGGCCCGTTCGCGCTGGCCGTCGCGTTCATGAATCTGAACAATCCGTCGGTGTCGGGCTACGACGGCACTATTTCGCCGGGCTCTGCAGGCTATACGTCGCCGGTGACCAACCCGGTTTATAGCGGCTATGCATCCGCGAGCGTCGTTCACATCCTCGCCACCGGCGCGACGTATGCACTCGGTAATGCGCACCTCGGCCTCGTTTATACCAACACGCACTTCATCGACGTGCTGCCGACGGCGACCACGCCGTTTCGCGGCGGAAGCATCGCGTTCAACAGCTATGAGGCGAATGTCCGCTACGACCTGTCACCTTCGCTGATGCTGGCGGCTTCTTACGACTACACGGATGCGGATTCGGCACACTACGATCAGGTGAATGCCGGCGCGGACTACGTGATCAGCAAGCGCACCGACGTGAACTTCGTCACGGTATGGCAGCACGCCAGCGGCATCGATTCGACGGGCAAGCCGGCTGTCGCGGCGATTTCGTCGATTTCGCCGTCGACGAGGCCAGACCAGGTTGCGGTCAGGCTGTCGCTGCGACATCGGTTCTGA
- a CDS encoding AraC family transcriptional regulator, which produces MKADSIARSIDIFEGIAPLLRARPIIDELCRFDSEWARSNGHASVGQAWFHIVVRGSCVVEQVSAGPLTIETGDVLLLPHGNAHVIGSAKSSTTDALAAGIPNALRQPGPHDHAPDTEIICGRLEFDTPGNPVLAVLPDLLVMHSGDGVVDRLSVLLTAIRDELDEGRVGGRLIATELASVLFLMLLRLHLEESPPTIGLVRLLGDQVTSRVVTALINDFARNWTLDELAAVADTSRATLVRSFRRVSGQTPLAFATDLRLDFARMNLLRTKDSIAAIAAQAGYQSEHAFSRAMVRRFGIRPGLMRSKE; this is translated from the coding sequence ATGAAGGCAGACTCCATCGCTCGATCCATCGACATCTTCGAGGGCATTGCGCCGCTACTGCGCGCGCGGCCGATCATCGACGAACTGTGTCGCTTCGATAGCGAATGGGCCCGATCGAACGGGCATGCATCGGTCGGTCAGGCATGGTTCCATATCGTCGTGCGCGGCAGTTGCGTGGTGGAACAGGTGAGTGCCGGCCCGCTCACGATTGAAACGGGTGACGTTCTCCTTTTGCCGCACGGCAATGCGCATGTGATCGGGTCCGCAAAGTCGTCGACAACCGACGCTCTTGCCGCCGGGATTCCGAATGCGCTCAGGCAGCCGGGCCCACATGATCACGCGCCCGACACCGAAATCATCTGTGGGCGTCTGGAATTCGACACGCCCGGCAATCCGGTGCTGGCCGTGTTGCCCGATCTTCTCGTGATGCATTCCGGCGACGGTGTCGTTGACCGCTTAAGTGTGTTGCTCACCGCAATCCGCGACGAACTCGATGAAGGACGTGTGGGCGGAAGATTGATTGCGACCGAACTTGCCAGTGTGCTTTTTCTGATGCTGCTACGTCTGCACCTGGAAGAGAGTCCGCCCACGATCGGCCTCGTCAGACTGCTCGGCGATCAAGTCACGTCGAGAGTGGTGACGGCCTTGATCAACGACTTTGCGCGCAACTGGACGCTCGACGAACTCGCCGCGGTCGCGGACACTTCGCGCGCAACGCTGGTCAGAAGTTTTCGTCGTGTTTCCGGGCAGACCCCGCTCGCGTTCGCCACCGATTTGCGGCTCGATTTTGCCCGCATGAATCTTCTTCGCACCAAAGATTCGATCGCTGCGATCGCCGCGCAAGCTGGCTATCAATCGGAACATGCATTCAGCCGCGCGATGGTGCGGCGCTTCGGCATTCGCCCGGGCTTGATGCGTTCGAAAGAGTGA
- a CDS encoding GlxA family transcriptional regulator translates to MVTLLANQHMRVAMLLYAGFQMLEVSGPMDVFHQANRLYGEVLYEPHLLGPSPGPVRSSNGIAVNATGSLLETSTPFDTIVVPGSPVIGSVREHRELVAWLGDAGAKTRRLVCISSGAFLVARAGLANHRLLAAHWRDAHRLAAENPLVHVMPNPGCLKDGNLYSSGGASAGIHVALSLVREDLGDHAVKTISAALLAPPDQSAGPEKTAP, encoded by the coding sequence ATGGTCACCTTACTGGCTAACCAGCACATGCGTGTCGCGATGCTGCTCTATGCGGGGTTTCAGATGCTGGAAGTCAGCGGTCCGATGGATGTGTTTCATCAGGCCAACCGCCTGTACGGCGAAGTACTTTATGAACCGCATCTGCTCGGGCCTTCACCGGGGCCGGTCCGCTCGTCGAATGGTATTGCGGTCAACGCGACCGGGAGTCTGCTTGAAACGAGCACGCCGTTCGACACTATCGTGGTCCCCGGTTCGCCGGTGATCGGTTCGGTGCGCGAGCATCGCGAGCTGGTTGCGTGGCTAGGCGATGCCGGGGCCAAAACTCGCAGACTGGTGTGCATTTCCAGCGGCGCGTTTCTCGTTGCGCGCGCGGGTTTGGCCAACCATCGCTTGTTGGCCGCGCATTGGCGCGATGCTCATCGCCTCGCGGCAGAAAATCCACTGGTGCACGTAATGCCGAATCCGGGCTGTCTGAAGGATGGCAACCTGTATTCGTCGGGCGGCGCAAGCGCCGGCATTCACGTGGCACTGTCGTTGGTTCGGGAAGATCTTGGCGATCACGCGGTTAAAACGATTTCCGCGGCGCTGCTTGCGCCGCCGGATCAAAGTGCGGGACCTGAGAAAACAGCACCATGA
- a CDS encoding 2Fe-2S iron-sulfur cluster-binding protein has translation MSYRIQVAGTAHQFDCAEGETLLDAAQRAGFEMPYSCKKGICGSCRGGVVDGQVDCAGAHEGLSEADRARGMVLYCRAKPQGDLVIAPASISKADPSARRVVKAKVFRISRPAPDVTQLQLRFPAGVKVKFRAGQYLQVVFGENERRSFSMANPPSASDGALLHIRNVEGGSFSGNVLPTLQPGDVLNVELPYGDFYLREDSDKPIIFVASGTGFAPIHSIVEYALSRNVQRPMSLYWGARRAVDLYALDVPKKWLERSAGFRFIPVLSAPQDEDGWTGRTGFVHQAVMDDHPSLENMQVYACGAPAMTSAAREDFTSLRALPSDEFFCDAFVAGPAN, from the coding sequence ATGAGTTATCGGATTCAGGTGGCCGGCACAGCGCATCAATTCGACTGTGCCGAAGGGGAGACCTTGCTCGACGCGGCGCAGCGAGCCGGCTTCGAGATGCCTTATTCGTGCAAGAAGGGTATTTGCGGAAGTTGCCGCGGCGGTGTCGTCGACGGGCAGGTGGATTGCGCGGGTGCTCACGAAGGTTTGAGCGAAGCCGATCGGGCGCGCGGCATGGTTCTGTATTGCCGCGCGAAGCCGCAGGGCGATCTGGTCATTGCGCCGGCATCGATCAGCAAAGCCGATCCGTCGGCGCGTCGCGTGGTGAAGGCGAAAGTATTCCGCATCAGCAGGCCCGCGCCCGACGTCACGCAATTGCAGTTGCGGTTTCCGGCGGGCGTAAAGGTCAAGTTTCGCGCGGGCCAGTATTTGCAGGTCGTATTCGGCGAGAACGAGCGCCGCAGTTTCTCGATGGCGAATCCGCCGTCCGCATCCGACGGCGCGCTATTGCATATCCGCAACGTGGAAGGCGGCAGTTTTAGCGGGAATGTGCTGCCGACACTGCAGCCGGGTGATGTGCTCAACGTCGAGTTGCCTTATGGCGATTTCTATCTGAGAGAGGACAGCGACAAGCCGATCATCTTCGTCGCCAGCGGCACCGGCTTTGCACCGATCCATTCGATTGTCGAATACGCGTTGTCGCGCAACGTGCAACGGCCTATGTCCCTGTACTGGGGCGCACGTCGAGCGGTGGATCTGTATGCGCTGGATGTACCGAAGAAATGGCTCGAAAGAAGTGCGGGCTTTCGCTTCATACCGGTGTTGTCGGCGCCGCAAGACGAGGACGGTTGGACCGGCAGAACGGGCTTCGTGCATCAGGCCGTGATGGACGACCATCCATCGCTGGAGAACATGCAGGTGTACGCATGCGGCGCGCCGGCAATGACCAGCGCCGCTCGCGAAGACTTCACGTCTTTGCGCGCATTGCCGTCGGACGAGTTTTTCTGCGACGCATTTGTTGCCGGACCGGCGAACTGA
- a CDS encoding putative protein N(5)-glutamine methyltransferase has protein sequence MGASTPLKTCPLTTDIYNELSCATEALYLFVVDKLRAAGCVYAEEEARLLVSSVPMAALHDSVQQRVSGTPLEYVLGWAEFLGHRIALDEGVFIPRRRSEFLASQAIDLLRPGGVLLDLCCGSGALAVVIAASFAADEAVTVWASDIDTNAVRCATKNLASLGGLVVQGDLYEALPVDLKGRVHVIVSNAPYVPTLEIELLPREARLYEPHRSFAGGPDGLSVQRRVAREAPAWLARGGSLLMETSEAAADCTKAIIEAAGLAARVVRSETWDATVVIGTRVGGDGVP, from the coding sequence GTGGGCGCCTCAACGCCACTGAAGACCTGTCCATTGACTACCGACATTTACAACGAACTTTCTTGCGCGACTGAAGCGCTCTATCTTTTTGTAGTCGACAAGCTGCGCGCCGCCGGGTGTGTCTATGCGGAAGAAGAAGCCCGGTTGCTGGTTTCTTCCGTGCCGATGGCGGCGCTCCACGACAGCGTGCAGCAACGGGTATCGGGTACTCCGCTTGAGTACGTGCTGGGTTGGGCGGAGTTCCTCGGCCATCGTATTGCGCTCGATGAGGGCGTATTCATTCCGCGCCGCCGCAGCGAATTTCTTGCGTCACAAGCCATCGATTTGCTCCGGCCCGGCGGTGTGCTGCTGGATCTGTGCTGTGGATCGGGCGCGCTTGCCGTCGTGATTGCGGCATCCTTTGCCGCGGACGAAGCTGTCACCGTGTGGGCATCCGATATCGACACCAACGCTGTGCGATGTGCGACGAAGAACCTCGCATCGTTGGGCGGGCTAGTCGTGCAAGGCGACTTGTACGAAGCGTTGCCCGTCGATCTGAAGGGACGGGTCCATGTGATTGTGTCTAACGCGCCCTACGTGCCGACGCTGGAAATAGAGCTGCTGCCTCGCGAGGCTCGGCTTTATGAACCGCATCGTAGCTTTGCGGGAGGGCCCGACGGTCTGTCGGTGCAGCGCCGTGTCGCGCGGGAGGCGCCGGCGTGGCTCGCGCGAGGCGGCAGTCTGCTGATGGAGACGTCCGAAGCCGCGGCCGACTGCACGAAAGCGATTATCGAAGCTGCGGGTTTGGCGGCGCGTGTGGTTCGCTCGGAAACGTGGGATGCGACCGTGGTGATCGGGACTCGTGTTGGTGGTGATGGTGTGCCGTGA
- a CDS encoding aromatic-ring-hydroxylating dioxygenase subunit beta: MNDLELMWQINTLNAAYVRTIDSDDLESWPAYFTENCLYNITSHDNYRAGLPAGIFFADSRGMLKDRISALREANIFEGHRYRHLLGMSAMLGRDQEEVRTETPFATYRIMRDGRTDLFVTGCYMDRVIFVGSELKFLERVVVCDSSTIDTLLVIPL; this comes from the coding sequence ATGAACGACCTCGAACTGATGTGGCAGATCAACACGCTCAACGCGGCGTATGTCCGGACTATCGATTCGGACGATCTGGAGTCCTGGCCGGCTTACTTTACCGAGAACTGCCTTTACAACATCACGTCGCACGACAACTATCGCGCGGGCTTGCCGGCAGGCATTTTCTTCGCCGACTCGCGCGGCATGCTGAAGGACCGCATCTCGGCATTGCGCGAGGCGAATATTTTCGAAGGGCATCGCTATCGCCATCTGCTCGGTATGTCGGCGATGCTCGGCCGCGACCAGGAGGAAGTGCGCACGGAAACGCCGTTCGCGACGTATCGGATCATGCGCGACGGACGCACCGATCTGTTCGTGACGGGCTGCTATATGGATCGCGTGATCTTCGTCGGCTCCGAGCTGAAGTTTCTGGAGCGCGTGGTCGTCTGCGACAGTTCGACCATCGATACGCTGCTCGTCATTCCTCTTTGA